In the Vicinamibacterales bacterium genome, CTCACAGCGCCCCCTGCGCCAGGTGGTCGAAGTAGCTGGTGTGCACGTCCAGGTAGTGCGGTTTCAGGTAGCAGAGTTGCGGCGGCAGCGGATTGAAACCGTCATACGGCAACGCGATGGCCTGCGCGTTCTGCAGCTCGGTGAACACGCGGGGCGCAAAGATGTACTCGTGGTGCGGTGCATAGCTCTTGCTTGCGCCGAGCGTCTGCTTGGCCGCGGCGGCCCGCCCGGTGAGCAGGGAGACGTGCGCGCTCTGGCCGGATTCCGACAGGCTGTAGTGCGCCTTGAGACGATCCCGCCGGCCGCACAGTTCCGCCGCCGTTCGGGCGGTGAATTCGTCGCTTGTGGCCAGGAACAACTTCGTCCGGAAGCACTGGAGGAGGGTGCGCCAGCTCTCCTCGCCGGGCAGGGCGGATCGCAGGGAGCTGATGCTCTGCGTCGCGACGATCGGAATCAGCCGCGCCTGGCGCGACAAGGCGAAGGTTCGCTCGTCGCCGGTCGGGTCGGTTTCGCCCACGGTGGCGAACGCGTGGTACTCGTCGCAAATGAAGAGCAGGTCGCGCCAGATACGCTCGGGATGCGCCGAGATCTGCGGGATCCGCTGGAGCACGGCGCGCTGGAAGTCGAGTTTGAGCATGACGCCCAGCGCGCGGGCCAGGCCCGGGTTCATGCCGACTGGGAAGTTGAGTGCCAGGAGATGGCCGGTCTCGAGCAGCTCCTCGAGCGGCGGCAAGGGGCGCGGCGAGCCCGGTGGGGGATCGTCCAGATACGCGCTTCGGGGCGGACAGAACGTCCGGTGGATCGCGGGATTGTCGTCGAAGAGCGAGAGGAACACGACGACCCCCTCCGTGATAGAGGATCGGAGGCGGTGGTCGAGGCGGCTCCACCCGTGCTGATACCACCGGTGGACGGCGTCGAACAGGTAGCGACGCTGCGCCCATCCTGACCCCTGGGCCCGCTGCACCTGGTACGGCACGTGGTGGGCAGCGAGGTATTCATCGAGGTCCGCTTGATAGGGGTGCGCCATGTGGTCGGGCCCTTCGGCGAACCACAGCGTCCACGGGGCGTGCGCACACTGCCGCCGATAGTCCTCGACGGGGACGAGGATGGCCTCCGGCGGCTGAGTGAGCGTGGTCTTCAACTGCCGGATGTCGCGATCGATCTGCGTGTCGTCCAGGACGTAGCGGTAGATCTCCGACAACGTGGTGTACCCGTCCGTGATGCGGCGCAGCAGGATGACGAAC is a window encoding:
- a CDS encoding type IV secretion system DNA-binding domain-containing protein; the encoded protein is MLQGVVQVRVVLAMIVAAAVGTWGLHAYPVRLADDVLLQMIYVRKPFVFDVLCYGYATLWFSTLFVAASMVLSLLAIAASRHSPAVRRRALPAYPAPEHRATPTLVLGERHFETTPGRAPAPTWLTIPQRGLYTGVMILGAVGTGKTSACMYPYVEQLLRWRADDRERKIGGLLLEVKGDFCKQARAILDRAGRSNDYLEISLGGDVCYNPLHNDLDPYAVAYAIASLLNNLFGKSKEPFWQQAYTDLLKFVILLRRITDGYTTLSEIYRYVLDDTQIDRDIRQLKTTLTQPPEAILVPVEDYRRQCAHAPWTLWFAEGPDHMAHPYQADLDEYLAAHHVPYQVQRAQGSGWAQRRYLFDAVHRWYQHGWSRLDHRLRSSITEGVVVFLSLFDDNPAIHRTFCPPRSAYLDDPPPGSPRPLPPLEELLETGHLLALNFPVGMNPGLARALGVMLKLDFQRAVLQRIPQISAHPERIWRDLLFICDEYHAFATVGETDPTGDERTFALSRQARLIPIVATQSISSLRSALPGEESWRTLLQCFRTKLFLATSDEFTARTAAELCGRRDRLKAHYSLSESGQSAHVSLLTGRAAAAKQTLGASKSYAPHHEYIFAPRVFTELQNAQAIALPYDGFNPLPPQLCYLKPHYLDVHTSYFDHLAQGAL